The genome window CTCAGCCAAAGAACTCCAGCAGGCCGAACCGCTCTGAACCGCAGTATTGGCAGTCCCTTCCACCCAGTCTTTGTTTGCCGTATCAATCAGCAAAAGCCTGAGCTCCATATTCCCCACATCAGAATGGACCTTGCCGGTACTGGCCACGGTCAGCGTCAATGACGCAGAAGAAACGGACGCAGCATCATTTACCGATGCCAAATCAAAGCGCATCAGGGACCGATATCGGTCCGTACTGTTATTCATTCCGGCAATCAGATTTCCGTGAGCCCCCCAGTTCACCGAGGCATACGCATCGGCACTGTACATAAAATTATCGCCCTCCGCATCGAAACTCCGGAAAGACAAAGGTTGATCCGCAGCAAGAAGCTGCACGCTCAGCGCAAGCGCATTCACACATCCGGCAATCCAGCACATCATCATTTTTCGCATAACATTCATCCCCAACCTTATCTTCTCGACGTTTATTCTGCTTCAGCCGTCCCACAGCAAAGGGACTTATCCGGATCAGACGAAATCAGCTCCGCCGCCCCCGCGCCCTGCAGTTCGACAGCACTTCGGCCTTCCCGTTTTCGCCAACAGGATGCCAGCATCGAACTGGTAATGGCGCTCCACGGCCCAAAAGTGGCGGCAGCCATGGCCGCCTGAGTACTCTGAAGAATATTGAAAGCCAGTCCCGTGGCCATGCCGCCATTCTGTATTCCCACCTCAATGGCAACCGTTCGGCAATCCCGCGCACTCATCCGGAAGAACCGCGCGGCCTGATATCCCAGCAAATAACCCAGCGCGTTATGACACGCCGCCGCGCCGAAGAGAGCCAACCCCACTTTCAGAAGGTCATCGCGCGACAGGGCGATGGTCACGCCAATGATAATGCAGATTGAAAGCATGGCCAGCGACGGCAGCACCTTGACCAAAACCTTTGCCAGCCGCGGCAGGTAGCGATGAATCAAAAGCCCGACCACCAGCGGCAGAATAATCATCTTAAAAATTGAAACCATCATCGGCAGAAAAGCGATCGGAACGTATGTTCCGGCGAGCAGCTTCATCGCCAACGGAGTCATCAGCGGCGAGATCATCGTGGAACAGGCCGTCATCGTCACCGACAGCGGCACATTGCCGCGAGCGAGGTACACAATAACATTCGATGCCACCCCGCCGGGACAGGAGCCAATCAGAACCAGCCCGGCGGCAACGCCGGCCTCCAGTCCGAAAACCCGGGCACAAAGAAAGCCGACGAACGGCATGATGGTAAATTGAAGCCCCATGCCGATAAACACAGCACGGGGCATTTTCAAAACCCGCCGGAAATCATCAAAGCTCAACGTCATTCCCATTCCGAAAAGAATGAGCTGGACGAGGGGAACGATCGTTCGCTTCAGCTCAAATCCGCCCAGCGAAACAAAACAGGCCGGAAATGTAAATGCCGCGGAAGCAAAGGCAAACACCATGAACGTAAACCCGAGACCTTTTAACCTATTCCCCAGGCGGGCATAGACTGCCAGGCCCGCAAACATGAACATGATTAAACTTCCAAGATAGATATTCATCGTGTCTGCCTTTGTTTTATCTGGTGACTAGATCAGCCCCAGGCGCACCAAGTGGCTGCGCATAATTTCAATTTCCTCCGGCGTGGCCGGTGCCAGCGGAAGGCGCGGCACACCCACGTTTAATCCACACAGATTCATAGCCGCCTTCCACAGCGGAATCGGGTTAATCCGTCCGTTGCTTCCAAACGCCTTAAACAGCGGATCCATGTCCATATGGATCTTACGGGCACCATTCACATCGCCTGCAAGAAACGCATCAATCATCGTCCGCATCATCTTTCCGAGAATGATTGATCCGCCGCTCACCACGCCGGCGGCTCCCTGAGCCAACCCGCAGAGTACCATAATATCGTCACCGTTATAGATGGTAAAATCATCCGGGGTCACATGAGTGAAATCGCTCATCTGCGTCGGGTTGATTCCGGCTTCATCCTTGATCGCCACGATATTGGAATGCGCTTCAGCCAACCGTCCGAGCGTTTCTTTCTCAAGGTTGAACCCCTGGAAGATCGGAATGTTATAAAGCATTATCGGCAGCGATGTGGCTTCCGCAATTGCAGAATAATGAAGGAACGCGCCCTCCTGATTCGGCTTGCAATAGCAGGGGCCCAGCACCATGGCGGCATCAAATCCGAGTTTTTCCGCTTCCTGTGTCAGACGAATAGCCTGACGCGTTTCACTGGAGCAGGCTCCGGCAACCAAAGGAACCCGGCCGGCGGCCGCCTCTTTGACAACACGGAAAAGCTCCAGCCGCTCCTCCAGACTCATCGCATTGAACTCACCGGACGTTCCGCCGATAATCAGCGAGTCACAATGATTCTGCTCAATCACATAGTTTGTCAGTTCCGCAGCAGCGGTATAATCCACATCCTGCGAGCCATCCTTGAACGGCGTCGCCAACGGAATGACAATATGCCCAAGTTTTTTACCTAAATTTTCCAATTTCAGGTCCTTTCTTCTTAATCTTCTTCGTATCTATAATTCCCGGCAGTACATCACACCCGCACTTCGGGCAGCTCCTCGGGTAAAAGGTTGGCCTGCTCCAGCGCATAGCGCAGCTGCGCTGTCACATCCGGCTCCGGCTCCAGAACCGGCTTGCGCGGCAGGCCGCCGGTGCGTCCCAGCAGTTCAAGGAGCTTCTTCAC of Tichowtungia aerotolerans contains these proteins:
- the dapA gene encoding 4-hydroxy-tetrahydrodipicolinate synthase, whose product is MENLGKKLGHIVIPLATPFKDGSQDVDYTAAAELTNYVIEQNHCDSLIIGGTSGEFNAMSLEERLELFRVVKEAAAGRVPLVAGACSSETRQAIRLTQEAEKLGFDAAMVLGPCYCKPNQEGAFLHYSAIAEATSLPIMLYNIPIFQGFNLEKETLGRLAEAHSNIVAIKDEAGINPTQMSDFTHVTPDDFTIYNGDDIMVLCGLAQGAAGVVSGGSIILGKMMRTMIDAFLAGDVNGARKIHMDMDPLFKAFGSNGRINPIPLWKAAMNLCGLNVGVPRLPLAPATPEEIEIMRSHLVRLGLI
- a CDS encoding bile acid:sodium symporter family protein, with protein sequence MNIYLGSLIMFMFAGLAVYARLGNRLKGLGFTFMVFAFASAAFTFPACFVSLGGFELKRTIVPLVQLILFGMGMTLSFDDFRRVLKMPRAVFIGMGLQFTIMPFVGFLCARVFGLEAGVAAGLVLIGSCPGGVASNVIVYLARGNVPLSVTMTACSTMISPLMTPLAMKLLAGTYVPIAFLPMMVSIFKMIILPLVVGLLIHRYLPRLAKVLVKVLPSLAMLSICIIIGVTIALSRDDLLKVGLALFGAAACHNALGYLLGYQAARFFRMSARDCRTVAIEVGIQNGGMATGLAFNILQSTQAAMAAATFGPWSAITSSMLASCWRKREGRSAVELQGAGAAELISSDPDKSLCCGTAEAE